A single region of the Glycine max cultivar Williams 82 chromosome 20, Glycine_max_v4.0, whole genome shotgun sequence genome encodes:
- the LOC100794448 gene encoding zinc finger CCHC domain-containing protein 7 isoform X2: MGRKEKQNAKAIDEEHDVVNFNGASTPSLVFSSDDDEANQDLSLKIVEKAMRMRAAKHAPNDDVSSPFSQKSELAVPLNDVVSDLPSAIADSEVTEKKKTAKLKREAAGDQSVVIAEEQEMEETSNATENMVLRKLLRGPRYFDPPDSSWGACFNCGEDGHAAVNCSAAKRKKPCYVCGGLGHNARQCTKAQDCFICKKGGHRAKDCLEKHTSRSKSVAICLKCGNSGHDMFSCRNDYSPDDLKEIQCYVCKRVGHLCCVNTDDATPGEISCYKCGQLGHTGLACSRLRDEITSGATPSSCFKCGEEGHFARECTSSIKSGKRNWESSHTKDKRSQKENDYMGNRSASNDMVGARRKKRSPTEERGFSTPKKSKSRGGWTAEYPTEERGFTTPKKSKSRGGWTTEHPTEERGFTTPKKSKNRGGWTSEHPLEQKDYTTPKKSKSRGGWMSEHPEEFFPPMSSRSNGYRSLGTPSSRNNKIHSFGGGSHTPSYKSSKVWNDHAGTSMSQGSARSNHHRFSASRFGNSSSDGHGRNYNWW; the protein is encoded by the exons ATGGGGCGCAAAGAGAAGCAGAACGCGAAGGCAATAGATGAGGAACACGACGTAGTAAATTTTAACGGCGCTTCAACGCCGTCCCTCGTTTTCAGCAGCGACGACGATGAAGCCAACCAAGATCTCAGCCTCAAGATCGTCGAAAAGGCCATGCGAATGCGCGCCGCCAAACACGCCCCAAACGACGACGTTTCTTCTCCGTTTTCGCAGAAATCCGAACTCGCAGTGCCCCTAAACGACGTCGTTTCGGATTTGCCCAGCGCAATCGCTGATTCCGAAGTGACGGAAAAGAAGAAAACGGCCAAGTTGAAGAGGGAGGCGGCTGGGGATCAAAGT GTTGTTATAGCGGAGGAGCAAGAGATGGAGGAGACAAGCAATGCTACAGAG AATATGGTTCTGCGAAAGCTGCTT CGGGGTCCAAGGTATTTTGATCCACCGGATAGTAGTTGGGGAGCATGTTTCAATTGTGGTGAGGATGGTCATGCTGCTGTGAACTGTTCAGCAGCGAAGCGGAAGAAACCATGCTATGTTTGTGGTGGTTTGGGACACAATGCAAGACAATGCACTAAG GCGCAAGATTGCTTTATCTGCAAGAAAGGTGGTCACCGTGCTAAAGACTGTCTGGAGAAGCACACAAGTAGATCAAAAAGTGTTGCTATTTGCTTAAAGTGTGGAAATTCTGGGCATGATATGTTTTCATGCAGGAATGATTATTCACCAGATGATCTCAAG GAAATTCAATGTTATGTCTGCAAGAGAGTTGGCCATTTATGCTGTGTCAATACTGATGATGCAACACCAGGAGAAATTTCTTGTTACAAATGTGGTCAGCTGGGTCACACTGGTTTg GCATGTTCAAGGTTGCGGGATGAGATTACAAGTGGAGCCACACCCAGTTCATGCTTCAAATGTGGTGAAGAAGGACATTTTGCCCGGGAGTGCACAAGTTCTATCAAG TCAGGGAAGAGGAATTGGGAATCATCACacacaaaagataaaagatcccaaaaagaaaatgattacaTGGGAAATAGATCTGCATCTAATGATATGGTTGGGGCTCGCAGAAAGAAACGTTCACCTACCGAAGAAAGAGGCTTTTCAACTCCCAAGAAATCAAAGAGTAGAGGTGGTTGGACGGCGGAGTATCCTACCGAAGAAAGAGGCTTTACAACTCCAAAGAAATCCAAAAGTAGAGGTGGCTGGACAACAGAGCATCCTACTGAAGAAAGAGGCTTTACCACTCCAAAGAAATCCAAGAATAGAGGTGGCTGGACATCAGAGCATCCTTTGGAACAAAAAGACTACACAACTCCCAAGAAATCCAAGAGTAGAGGTGGATGGATGTCAGAGCATCCTGAAGAATTCTTTCCTCCCATGTCCTCAAGGAGCAATGGTTATAGGTCTCTAGGGACACCATCTTCTAGAAACAATAAAATTCATTCATTTGGTGGTGGAAGTCACACTCCAAGTTATAAATCTTCCAAGGTATGGAATGATCATGCAGGAACTTCAATGTCTCAAGGATCAGCCAGGTCAAATCATCATAGATTTTCAGCATCAAGGTTTGGCAACTCTAGTAGTGACGGACATGGTAGAAATTACAACTGGTGGTAG
- the LOC100794448 gene encoding zinc finger CCHC domain-containing protein 7 isoform X1, producing MGRKEKQNAKAIDEEHDVVNFNGASTPSLVFSSDDDEANQDLSLKIVEKAMRMRAAKHAPNDDVSSPFSQKSELAVPLNDVVSDLPSAIADSEVTEKKKTAKLKREAAGDQSVVIAEEQEMEETSNATENHEFVEGSPVLIGHNMVLRKLLRGPRYFDPPDSSWGACFNCGEDGHAAVNCSAAKRKKPCYVCGGLGHNARQCTKAQDCFICKKGGHRAKDCLEKHTSRSKSVAICLKCGNSGHDMFSCRNDYSPDDLKEIQCYVCKRVGHLCCVNTDDATPGEISCYKCGQLGHTGLACSRLRDEITSGATPSSCFKCGEEGHFARECTSSIKSGKRNWESSHTKDKRSQKENDYMGNRSASNDMVGARRKKRSPTEERGFSTPKKSKSRGGWTAEYPTEERGFTTPKKSKSRGGWTTEHPTEERGFTTPKKSKNRGGWTSEHPLEQKDYTTPKKSKSRGGWMSEHPEEFFPPMSSRSNGYRSLGTPSSRNNKIHSFGGGSHTPSYKSSKVWNDHAGTSMSQGSARSNHHRFSASRFGNSSSDGHGRNYNWW from the exons ATGGGGCGCAAAGAGAAGCAGAACGCGAAGGCAATAGATGAGGAACACGACGTAGTAAATTTTAACGGCGCTTCAACGCCGTCCCTCGTTTTCAGCAGCGACGACGATGAAGCCAACCAAGATCTCAGCCTCAAGATCGTCGAAAAGGCCATGCGAATGCGCGCCGCCAAACACGCCCCAAACGACGACGTTTCTTCTCCGTTTTCGCAGAAATCCGAACTCGCAGTGCCCCTAAACGACGTCGTTTCGGATTTGCCCAGCGCAATCGCTGATTCCGAAGTGACGGAAAAGAAGAAAACGGCCAAGTTGAAGAGGGAGGCGGCTGGGGATCAAAGT GTTGTTATAGCGGAGGAGCAAGAGATGGAGGAGACAAGCAATGCTACAGAGAATCACGAGTTTGTGGAAGGAAGCCCGGTTCTGATAGGCCACAATATGGTTCTGCGAAAGCTGCTT CGGGGTCCAAGGTATTTTGATCCACCGGATAGTAGTTGGGGAGCATGTTTCAATTGTGGTGAGGATGGTCATGCTGCTGTGAACTGTTCAGCAGCGAAGCGGAAGAAACCATGCTATGTTTGTGGTGGTTTGGGACACAATGCAAGACAATGCACTAAG GCGCAAGATTGCTTTATCTGCAAGAAAGGTGGTCACCGTGCTAAAGACTGTCTGGAGAAGCACACAAGTAGATCAAAAAGTGTTGCTATTTGCTTAAAGTGTGGAAATTCTGGGCATGATATGTTTTCATGCAGGAATGATTATTCACCAGATGATCTCAAG GAAATTCAATGTTATGTCTGCAAGAGAGTTGGCCATTTATGCTGTGTCAATACTGATGATGCAACACCAGGAGAAATTTCTTGTTACAAATGTGGTCAGCTGGGTCACACTGGTTTg GCATGTTCAAGGTTGCGGGATGAGATTACAAGTGGAGCCACACCCAGTTCATGCTTCAAATGTGGTGAAGAAGGACATTTTGCCCGGGAGTGCACAAGTTCTATCAAG TCAGGGAAGAGGAATTGGGAATCATCACacacaaaagataaaagatcccaaaaagaaaatgattacaTGGGAAATAGATCTGCATCTAATGATATGGTTGGGGCTCGCAGAAAGAAACGTTCACCTACCGAAGAAAGAGGCTTTTCAACTCCCAAGAAATCAAAGAGTAGAGGTGGTTGGACGGCGGAGTATCCTACCGAAGAAAGAGGCTTTACAACTCCAAAGAAATCCAAAAGTAGAGGTGGCTGGACAACAGAGCATCCTACTGAAGAAAGAGGCTTTACCACTCCAAAGAAATCCAAGAATAGAGGTGGCTGGACATCAGAGCATCCTTTGGAACAAAAAGACTACACAACTCCCAAGAAATCCAAGAGTAGAGGTGGATGGATGTCAGAGCATCCTGAAGAATTCTTTCCTCCCATGTCCTCAAGGAGCAATGGTTATAGGTCTCTAGGGACACCATCTTCTAGAAACAATAAAATTCATTCATTTGGTGGTGGAAGTCACACTCCAAGTTATAAATCTTCCAAGGTATGGAATGATCATGCAGGAACTTCAATGTCTCAAGGATCAGCCAGGTCAAATCATCATAGATTTTCAGCATCAAGGTTTGGCAACTCTAGTAGTGACGGACATGGTAGAAATTACAACTGGTGGTAG